One stretch of Armatimonadota bacterium DNA includes these proteins:
- a CDS encoding amidohydrolase yields MIKNFVNAKTLEGEPLSFAVERGRFVSIGDRQPGQDAIDLQGGTVLPGFIDAHCHIMPTGLDELRLHLGDCMSPEETLGAIRDRLPTIEPGQWLMAVHYDQNRFESGDHIHRDQLDEISASVPIVLRHVNGHASVVNSAALQHAKVDESVSDPKGGTFVRDQGGRLTGVLLERAHEYVSDRAPAPSQEQMVEAILRAARSMSKFGITCASDMMTGYCNLEKELTAYRLAAEAGAPIRFRLYAMWSNVFGPRPLERDRLKELIDAMDPERCKVAGAKIFADGAIASATAAIHCEFAKGGNGQLIYSPDRLQGMVSTADAEGWALSVHSIGDRATDHVLDAFAKTTDPSRHRIEHAMILSDDQIGRLADLQCHTAMQPEFLMRLGHAYRRQLPSDVAARLKRLASALQAGVRLSLNSDRPVVPGNPWDGIASASQRPAGFAPEENIPERESIRLYTEGGADANDDRGVMGEIDVGCLADFQVYNELPRAADPKLPDSVYLGGDSVR; encoded by the coding sequence ATGATCAAGAATTTCGTGAACGCCAAGACGTTAGAGGGCGAGCCTCTGTCATTTGCGGTTGAACGTGGGAGATTCGTCTCAATCGGAGACCGCCAACCCGGCCAAGATGCCATTGATCTGCAGGGGGGAACTGTGCTTCCAGGTTTCATCGACGCGCACTGCCACATCATGCCGACCGGTCTTGACGAATTGCGGTTGCACCTCGGCGATTGCATGTCGCCAGAAGAAACCCTCGGCGCGATCCGAGATCGGCTGCCGACCATCGAGCCCGGGCAGTGGCTGATGGCCGTCCACTACGACCAGAATCGGTTCGAATCAGGCGATCACATTCACCGCGACCAGCTCGACGAAATCTCTGCCAGCGTTCCGATCGTGCTGCGTCACGTCAACGGCCACGCGAGCGTTGTGAACTCCGCAGCGCTCCAGCACGCGAAAGTGGACGAGTCGGTCTCCGATCCGAAGGGCGGCACGTTCGTTCGAGACCAGGGCGGGCGACTGACCGGAGTGCTGCTAGAGCGAGCGCACGAGTACGTGAGCGATCGAGCCCCAGCGCCGAGCCAGGAGCAGATGGTTGAGGCGATTCTGCGCGCGGCCCGTTCGATGAGCAAGTTCGGGATCACTTGCGCATCGGACATGATGACCGGATACTGCAACCTTGAAAAGGAGCTGACTGCTTACCGTCTCGCTGCCGAAGCGGGTGCACCGATCCGTTTTCGGCTGTACGCGATGTGGTCCAACGTCTTCGGTCCAAGGCCGTTGGAGCGGGATCGCTTGAAAGAACTGATCGACGCCATGGATCCCGAGCGATGCAAGGTGGCCGGAGCAAAGATATTCGCCGACGGCGCAATCGCTTCCGCGACCGCCGCCATACACTGTGAGTTCGCCAAGGGCGGAAACGGCCAGCTGATCTACTCTCCAGATCGGCTGCAGGGGATGGTGTCCACCGCAGACGCGGAAGGCTGGGCCCTCTCCGTCCATTCGATCGGCGATCGAGCAACGGATCATGTGCTGGACGCTTTTGCCAAGACAACCGACCCGAGTCGGCACCGGATCGAGCACGCCATGATTCTAAGCGACGATCAGATCGGCCGGCTCGCGGACCTTCAGTGCCACACAGCGATGCAGCCGGAGTTTCTCATGCGGCTCGGGCACGCATATCGCCGGCAGTTGCCCAGCGATGTCGCAGCGCGTTTGAAAAGGCTTGCGTCTGCGCTGCAAGCTGGCGTTAGGCTCTCGCTGAACTCCGACCGGCCCGTAGTGCCCGGCAACCCGTGGGACGGCATCGCATCGGCCTCACAACGACCCGCGGGCTTCGCGCCAGAGGAGAACATTCCAGAGCGCGAGTCCATCCGGCTCTATACAGAGGGGGGAGCTGACGCCAATGACGATCGTGGTGTGATGGGCGAAATCGACGTAGGGTGTCTCGCAGACTTCCAGGTTTACAACGAGCTTCCGAGGGCCGCAGATCCAAAGTTGCCGGACTCCGTTTACCTAGGAGGGGATTCCGTTCGCTAG
- a CDS encoding glycosyl hydrolase: MISGLLLLTALNAVQQRIPVSYPMSKTEEIEKYHTPSVTGMSQKLRLREFEKRMEMERSSTFQKIMWRSVGSEHQGGRVVDVDSPASEPTTLYISYASGGLWRTEDDGITWTSLFDFESSFAIGDTDVSDDGRTIWVGTGENNSARTHYSGTGVFKSVDRGATWQHMGLEETHNIGRVTIHPNDPNTVFVAANGALYSQGHDRGVYRTKDGGETWEHVLAIDEWTGVIDLAIDPSDPDRIFAAAWHRDRRAWNMLESGPGSALYLSEDGGDTWAVVKGLPSGDAMGRTGVAFSASDPNVVYVYIDNQSAYEDTEWMDERVPDGKLTAWRLRRMSDGLLKQVPEDELKTFLRNKLPDDEDVDDVIKQIKDGDLGVVELGELLLKENPNLFALRRTNSQVWRSDDGGRTWELVSPTVGSMLGYYCGRVTVHPENPDELYITGTRLLKSEDGGRSWESIAPRNHVDRHVYWIDDRNPNRMIDGNDGGPYLSMDAGKTWRHLNNVPVGQYTTIAVDNKSPYNIYGGLQDNGTIKGPSNYRQGIDPITRWTGIAGGDGSMIAVDPRNDGDVVYVASQFGSHSAIDQAAGRRWSARPSGRGLRFNWISPIVISKHHSDIIYIGSQFVHRSFNQGRKWEAISPDLTKELPRGDVPFSTLTALDESPFKFGVIYAGADDGSIHVTKDGGVTWDAIPTTATDRWVTRIIASRHDEETVYCTQNGYRQDEWSPYVWKSTDYGKTWESIASNLPFEPVNTIREDPDLENVLYVGTDMGVFFSMDSGESWQVYGGGLPHVPVHDLVIQEREREMVIATHARSVWIVDVEPVADLTDEILGSDLYIWEVDSLRFSERWGFDRKQPWDKSEPREPEVDGRFWSRVSGDGSLRVLDSDGKAVVEQALVVTPGFNFFTFGLQVKARESADPKKIEKPKTLQEALADPYSRPSYLPPGEYTIEITVGDTQKTIEWEIRD, translated from the coding sequence ATGATTAGCGGCCTGCTCCTCCTTACTGCCTTGAACGCCGTCCAACAGCGCATTCCCGTCAGTTACCCGATGTCCAAAACTGAGGAGATCGAGAAGTACCACACGCCTTCTGTCACCGGCATGTCGCAGAAGCTTCGCCTTCGAGAGTTTGAGAAGCGCATGGAGATGGAGCGCAGCTCAACGTTCCAGAAGATTATGTGGCGGAGCGTCGGATCGGAGCATCAGGGCGGTCGGGTCGTCGACGTCGACAGTCCTGCGAGCGAACCGACAACGCTTTACATCAGTTACGCGAGCGGAGGGCTCTGGCGCACGGAGGACGACGGCATCACGTGGACGTCGCTGTTCGATTTCGAAAGCAGTTTCGCCATCGGGGACACCGATGTTTCGGATGACGGGCGGACGATCTGGGTCGGGACAGGCGAGAACAACAGCGCGCGCACGCACTACAGCGGCACCGGCGTTTTCAAATCCGTAGACCGTGGCGCGACGTGGCAGCACATGGGATTGGAGGAGACACATAACATCGGCAGGGTCACGATCCACCCGAACGATCCGAACACGGTCTTCGTCGCAGCCAACGGTGCGCTGTACAGCCAAGGCCACGACCGTGGAGTCTATCGAACAAAGGACGGCGGCGAAACTTGGGAGCACGTCTTGGCAATCGACGAATGGACGGGCGTCATCGATCTTGCGATCGATCCGAGCGACCCCGACCGCATATTTGCAGCGGCGTGGCATCGCGACCGACGTGCTTGGAACATGTTGGAGTCCGGCCCCGGTAGCGCCCTTTACTTGTCAGAAGACGGCGGCGATACGTGGGCGGTGGTCAAAGGCCTCCCATCGGGAGACGCCATGGGACGCACCGGCGTGGCGTTCAGCGCTAGCGATCCGAACGTCGTTTACGTCTACATCGACAACCAGTCGGCGTACGAAGACACTGAGTGGATGGACGAGCGCGTGCCGGACGGAAAGCTGACGGCGTGGCGCCTTCGCAGAATGAGCGACGGCCTGCTCAAGCAAGTCCCCGAAGATGAGTTGAAGACCTTCCTGAGAAACAAGCTGCCGGATGATGAGGACGTCGACGATGTGATCAAGCAGATCAAGGACGGCGACCTTGGCGTGGTTGAACTCGGAGAGCTGCTGCTGAAGGAGAATCCAAACCTGTTCGCCTTGCGCAGAACCAACAGCCAAGTTTGGCGCAGCGACGATGGCGGACGGACTTGGGAGCTGGTATCGCCGACGGTCGGGTCGATGCTCGGCTACTACTGCGGTCGCGTGACGGTACATCCAGAGAACCCCGACGAGCTTTACATCACCGGCACGCGCCTCTTGAAGTCGGAGGACGGAGGAAGGTCTTGGGAATCCATCGCGCCGCGCAACCACGTTGATCGCCACGTTTACTGGATCGACGATCGGAATCCGAATCGCATGATCGACGGCAACGACGGGGGGCCGTACCTCAGCATGGACGCGGGCAAAACATGGCGACACTTGAACAACGTGCCCGTCGGCCAGTACACCACGATCGCTGTAGACAACAAGAGCCCTTACAACATCTACGGCGGCCTACAGGACAACGGCACGATCAAAGGGCCGAGCAACTACCGGCAGGGGATCGACCCGATCACCAGGTGGACAGGGATCGCCGGCGGCGACGGCAGCATGATCGCCGTCGATCCGCGCAACGACGGCGACGTTGTTTACGTCGCGTCGCAGTTCGGCTCGCACAGCGCGATCGATCAAGCGGCAGGGCGACGCTGGTCGGCGCGGCCTTCGGGGCGGGGGCTGCGATTCAACTGGATCTCTCCGATCGTGATCAGCAAGCACCACTCGGACATCATCTACATCGGCTCGCAGTTCGTTCACCGCTCGTTCAATCAGGGCCGGAAGTGGGAGGCGATCAGCCCCGATCTGACCAAAGAGCTGCCGCGAGGAGACGTGCCGTTTTCGACGCTCACGGCGCTCGATGAAAGCCCGTTCAAATTCGGTGTGATCTACGCCGGCGCAGACGACGGCTCGATCCATGTAACGAAAGACGGCGGCGTAACTTGGGATGCGATCCCGACGACGGCTACCGACCGATGGGTGACGCGCATCATCGCAAGCCGGCACGACGAGGAAACCGTCTACTGCACGCAGAACGGCTACCGCCAAGACGAGTGGTCGCCGTATGTGTGGAAATCTACCGACTACGGCAAGACCTGGGAGAGCATCGCGAGCAACCTCCCGTTCGAGCCGGTCAACACGATCCGTGAAGACCCCGACCTGGAGAACGTGCTCTACGTCGGCACCGACATGGGCGTTTTCTTCAGCATGGACTCCGGTGAAAGCTGGCAGGTTTATGGCGGCGGACTTCCCCACGTTCCGGTTCACGACCTCGTCATTCAAGAGCGCGAGCGCGAAATGGTGATCGCGACGCACGCACGGTCGGTATGGATCGTAGACGTGGAGCCCGTGGCAGATCTTACCGACGAGATCCTCGGCAGCGACTTGTACATTTGGGAAGTCGACTCTCTTCGGTTCAGCGAGCGGTGGGGGTTCGATCGCAAACAGCCGTGGGACAAGTCGGAACCGCGCGAGCCGGAGGTGGACGGCAGGTTCTGGTCGCGTGTTAGCGGCGATGGATCGTTGCGAGTGCTCGACAGCGACGGCAAGGCGGTCGTTGAGCAAGCTTTGGTCGTTACACCGGGGTTCAACTTCTTCACTTTCGGCTTACAGGTGAAAGCGCGCGAGTCAGCCGACCCGAAGAAGATTGAGAAGCCGAAGACGCTGCAAGAAGCGCTCGCTGATCCATACTCGCGGCCAAGCTACTTGCCGCCTGGGGAATACACGATCGAGATCACGGTGGGCGATACCCAAAAGACGATCGAATGGGAGATCCGCGACTAG
- a CDS encoding UbiA family prenyltransferase, which translates to MAAPARGFNSLRTYLEMIKIEHSVFALPFAMVGMVWGSVADGGSGWPGWRVFGLIVLCMVSARSAAMAFNRIADREIDAKNERTKSRAIPAGLLSLRHANLFLYASCAIFFTGAALLNPLTLALSPIALFTILFYSRTKLFTPLCHFVLGASLGITPAAAWAAVTGRLDWQILPVCLGVMFWTAGFDIIYSLQDEEFDREQRLRSLPETLGKSRALSISRLCHVLAVVLLGLGVAMMESGALSWVGLAVVCGILIYEQSVVKPHDLSRVNLAFMTLNGFVSIGFFLFVMVDLWM; encoded by the coding sequence ATGGCCGCACCGGCGCGCGGGTTCAACTCGCTGCGCACGTATCTGGAGATGATCAAGATCGAGCACTCGGTCTTCGCCTTGCCGTTCGCCATGGTCGGCATGGTTTGGGGCTCGGTGGCAGACGGCGGTTCCGGCTGGCCCGGCTGGCGAGTGTTCGGGCTGATCGTTCTGTGCATGGTCAGCGCTAGGAGCGCGGCGATGGCGTTCAACAGAATCGCGGATCGCGAAATAGACGCTAAGAACGAGCGCACCAAGAGCAGGGCGATTCCGGCAGGGCTGCTCAGCCTGAGGCACGCGAACCTCTTCCTCTACGCAAGCTGCGCCATCTTCTTTACTGGCGCGGCGCTGCTCAATCCGCTGACGCTCGCCCTGAGCCCGATCGCGCTGTTCACGATCCTTTTTTATTCGCGGACGAAGCTCTTTACGCCGCTTTGCCACTTCGTCTTGGGAGCGTCGCTTGGCATCACGCCAGCTGCGGCGTGGGCAGCTGTGACAGGGCGACTGGATTGGCAGATTCTGCCGGTTTGCCTCGGCGTGATGTTCTGGACCGCCGGTTTTGACATCATTTACAGCTTGCAGGACGAGGAATTCGATAGAGAGCAGAGGCTGCGATCTTTGCCTGAGACCCTGGGCAAGAGCCGGGCGCTATCCATCAGCCGATTGTGTCACGTCCTCGCCGTCGTACTTCTTGGGTTGGGCGTTGCCATGATGGAGTCGGGTGCGCTGTCCTGGGTCGGCTTGGCGGTCGTGTGCGGGATTCTCATCTACGAGCAGAGCGTTGTGAAGCCGCACGACTTGAGCCGCGTCAACCTGGCGTTTATGACGCTGAACGGGTTTGTGTCGATCGGGTTCTTCCTCTTCGTCATGGTGGATTTATGGATGTGA
- a CDS encoding tetratricopeptide repeat protein, with product MNLVACDKCGKANMADSKFCRECGAALAVVPGEVRHEENAEMIADGKRLFAAARYTDAANVAVAVLDDDPLSVPALALHGDCLEALGDYDAALARFEQILSVRPESKLDEIRVTRLKQLIGSEAIAVDHAPKRKSQALGAAIAAAMLLISSGTALVLATRPTDDVQALDDGQEGVEVTPFRILPRVPTQTGTVGTQPLSDRQPNGEVAQPGNSITAQIGTELLGANNIYSPGILKQYDPNAPSIVDPRRLSPTGPYPVNPGTPVPTVRDDNNDTVDPPPDPIGSDDRQANSGRNSVIDIRPSEGQNSGPTTTSNGSESVDDTAALADTLTRVARQQYILANYEKAADAYEKALAAGASPGSTNQRLAQCYEKLGRRADAIRRYELAISAYERVTPLPQRAKLAIAACQQAIKILRDR from the coding sequence TTGAATTTGGTAGCGTGCGACAAGTGTGGCAAGGCAAACATGGCAGACAGCAAGTTCTGCCGTGAGTGCGGTGCTGCCCTAGCCGTCGTACCTGGCGAGGTTCGGCACGAAGAGAATGCCGAGATGATCGCTGATGGCAAACGGCTGTTCGCCGCAGCCCGATACACGGATGCTGCCAACGTGGCGGTCGCGGTGCTGGACGACGACCCGCTCTCCGTACCCGCGCTCGCGTTGCACGGAGACTGCCTCGAAGCGCTTGGAGACTACGACGCCGCACTTGCCCGTTTCGAGCAGATCTTGAGCGTTCGACCAGAATCAAAGCTCGACGAAATTCGCGTTACCCGATTGAAACAGTTGATCGGCTCCGAGGCGATAGCCGTCGATCATGCGCCGAAACGCAAATCCCAGGCTCTGGGCGCTGCCATCGCTGCGGCGATGCTTCTCATTTCGTCCGGCACAGCGTTGGTCTTGGCGACGAGACCCACTGACGATGTCCAAGCTCTTGACGATGGTCAGGAGGGCGTCGAAGTGACGCCGTTTAGAATACTTCCGCGTGTCCCCACGCAGACTGGGACAGTTGGCACACAGCCACTATCGGATCGACAGCCTAACGGCGAAGTTGCGCAGCCAGGCAACAGCATAACGGCGCAAATCGGCACGGAGCTTCTAGGTGCCAACAATATCTACAGTCCAGGAATCCTCAAGCAGTACGATCCGAACGCGCCAAGCATCGTCGACCCAAGAAGATTGTCCCCCACGGGGCCTTACCCCGTGAATCCAGGAACGCCTGTCCCGACCGTCAGGGACGACAACAACGACACCGTTGATCCACCACCCGATCCGATTGGCTCAGACGACCGGCAAGCAAACAGCGGCCGCAATTCCGTCATCGACATCAGGCCAAGCGAAGGGCAGAACAGCGGACCTACGACGACGTCGAACGGCAGTGAAAGCGTCGACGACACCGCCGCGCTGGCGGATACGCTGACGCGGGTAGCACGTCAGCAGTACATTTTGGCGAACTATGAAAAGGCGGCTGACGCGTATGAAAAGGCGCTCGCTGCCGGTGCCAGCCCCGGCAGCACGAATCAGCGCCTGGCACAGTGCTACGAAAAGCTTGGTCGCCGGGCCGACGCCATCCGAAGGTACGAACTCGCGATCAGCGCCTATGAGAGGGTAACTCCGCTCCCACAGCGTGCAAAGTTGGCGATCGCGGCTTGTCAGCAAGCCATCAAGATTCTCCGGGATCGGTAA
- a CDS encoding acetoin utilization protein AcuC — protein MRPLRLERTLAVLGACVPGFEPQLPRQATCEDICRVHSIEYVDVVRQLDADTHALDRGNLGQWGFHSTDTPPFLGMYNASRAYVSGTVNAATDVRDGARLAFGIAGGLHHAHRSAASGFCVFNDPAIACSILRDSFERVAYIDIDLHHGDGVQSVFYDDPSVLTCSIHESGVSLFPGTGFVHEHGAEGSAVNVPLEAGTTGDVWLWAFENGVIARVKAFEPQAIVLQMGTDAHFLDPLGNLEVSAQEWLAAVQQVKDLGLPTVAVGGGGYEQSCVPRMWAAAVMTLAGIEFSDEIPDAIPPDWGMPHFFDRHLPSPRGRGKAAAERVVAELLQL, from the coding sequence TTGAGACCGTTGCGCCTGGAGCGAACGCTGGCCGTGCTGGGAGCGTGCGTGCCGGGCTTTGAGCCGCAGCTCCCCCGCCAGGCGACCTGCGAGGACATTTGTCGGGTGCACAGCATCGAGTACGTCGACGTTGTGCGGCAGCTCGATGCAGACACACACGCCCTGGATCGCGGGAACCTCGGCCAATGGGGGTTTCACAGCACCGACACTCCGCCGTTCCTCGGAATGTACAACGCCTCGAGGGCTTACGTATCGGGAACCGTCAACGCTGCAACGGACGTTCGCGACGGTGCGCGTCTCGCGTTTGGGATCGCTGGCGGACTGCACCACGCGCACAGATCGGCGGCGAGCGGCTTCTGTGTCTTCAACGACCCAGCGATCGCTTGCTCGATACTTCGCGACTCGTTTGAGCGCGTTGCGTACATCGACATCGACCTGCACCACGGAGACGGAGTGCAAAGCGTCTTTTATGACGATCCGTCGGTCTTGACGTGTTCGATCCACGAATCGGGCGTAAGCCTGTTCCCCGGCACAGGCTTCGTACACGAGCACGGAGCGGAGGGCTCGGCGGTGAACGTTCCGCTCGAAGCCGGGACGACTGGAGACGTGTGGCTCTGGGCGTTTGAAAACGGAGTGATCGCGCGCGTGAAAGCGTTTGAGCCGCAGGCGATCGTTTTGCAAATGGGCACCGACGCGCACTTTCTCGATCCGCTCGGCAACCTCGAGGTCTCGGCGCAGGAGTGGCTGGCAGCCGTGCAGCAAGTAAAAGACCTCGGCCTGCCGACTGTAGCCGTCGGCGGGGGCGGCTACGAGCAGTCCTGCGTACCGCGGATGTGGGCAGCGGCGGTCATGACGCTCGCCGGGATCGAGTTCTCGGACGAAATCCCGGATGCGATCCCGCCGGACTGGGGCATGCCGCACTTTTTTGACCGACATTTGCCGAGCCCTCGCGGTCGAGGAAAGGCAGCGGCAGAACGAGTTGTCGCCGAGCTTCTGCAACTTTGA
- a CDS encoding heparin lyase I family protein, with protein MLSLVVALAIQQPVIFADGFESGTLDGWGDNRGTIEIVTDDPYEGNRCIKYTGEVGREEGAHLVHWFMPGVDEVAIRWAVKFADDFDQGRFMHLCAVGGNRTDNKWSSFGKAGLKPNGTDFFITNLEPTLGKSTPPGTLVFYSYWPDMKRDPGGKYWGNMTHSELQVPRGKWVVMSLWIKLNTPGKSDGEQAFWMDGKLGAHVKGIRFRDSNVLKLNSFFLDLYLHDSKKVNVCWFDDVVISRTPFEWMKGDNVGR; from the coding sequence ATGCTGTCCTTAGTAGTCGCACTCGCGATCCAACAGCCCGTCATCTTCGCCGATGGCTTCGAGTCCGGCACGCTAGACGGTTGGGGCGACAACCGGGGGACGATTGAGATCGTCACAGACGACCCGTACGAAGGGAACCGGTGCATCAAGTACACCGGCGAAGTCGGCAGGGAAGAGGGGGCGCACCTCGTCCACTGGTTCATGCCCGGCGTCGATGAGGTTGCGATCAGGTGGGCGGTGAAGTTCGCGGACGACTTCGACCAAGGACGGTTCATGCACCTCTGCGCTGTCGGCGGGAACCGCACGGACAACAAGTGGTCGTCGTTCGGGAAGGCAGGTCTAAAACCGAACGGCACTGACTTTTTTATCACGAATCTGGAGCCTACGCTGGGCAAGAGCACCCCGCCTGGAACGCTCGTGTTTTACTCCTACTGGCCGGACATGAAGCGCGATCCGGGTGGAAAGTACTGGGGCAACATGACGCACTCCGAACTCCAGGTGCCGCGTGGCAAGTGGGTCGTGATGTCTCTCTGGATCAAGCTGAATACGCCTGGGAAGAGCGACGGCGAGCAGGCGTTTTGGATGGACGGAAAGCTCGGCGCACACGTCAAAGGCATCCGCTTCCGCGACTCGAACGTCCTGAAGCTCAACTCCTTCTTCCTCGACCTTTATCTGCACGACTCGAAGAAGGTCAACGTCTGCTGGTTCGACGACGTGGTGATCTCAAGAACGCCGTTCGAGTGGATGAAAGGTGATAACGTAGGCCGATGA
- a CDS encoding MmgE/PrpD family protein: MSSVRLSPDSNQALGIGQFVVDFMSGALGPGPSEAVLERTREFHTDAVLCGLSALALKTNAPTVLRDEALGYPDADGARVFGSEQQVKAEKAIVANCAAVREWDSNGTNFGFRPSLGHTAGEFGHNDFYPVAIAACQQKGLDGATALRAMVLLDEIRGRLAEVFSLKSYRIDHVVHGAIGSAATYGALLGATAEQIESAIGMFVAHYIPWRAIRAGKQLSDSKGASAAISTEAAILCMKRSMNGFVGPRDIFRNPEALFRFFEPTTDGAERWSEQGDSPFELVLSHSGDDFAVMGMHFKLGLYEHQSAGALQGMIDLLAANPSLLENNGDNIQRITILAYEPAFGIIGNPMKKDPKTRQSADHSMAYIVATLLRKAIERGSLPSSTDEIWKSLMLTPFDFKVDESAIFHPLTRSLMERIEFQHGGPEYDAKYPDGIPTSVKIEVASDQPEPTRTNPNQPEQILDSGLVMYPAGHARNTTADLPDILGHKWNMLGEIALPDGGDTRALVERLESITDSDAHELSSYYDFDIAERLGYEE, from the coding sequence ATGTCCAGCGTGCGACTTTCGCCTGACTCTAACCAAGCTCTCGGCATTGGGCAGTTCGTCGTTGACTTTATGTCTGGTGCGCTTGGCCCTGGGCCGAGCGAGGCGGTCTTGGAGCGAACGCGGGAGTTCCACACGGACGCAGTCCTCTGTGGCCTTTCGGCTCTGGCTTTGAAGACCAACGCGCCGACCGTCCTGCGAGATGAGGCTCTGGGTTATCCAGATGCCGACGGCGCACGGGTGTTTGGCAGCGAGCAGCAGGTGAAAGCCGAGAAAGCAATCGTCGCAAACTGCGCAGCGGTGCGAGAGTGGGACAGCAACGGCACGAACTTTGGCTTCCGGCCTTCGCTCGGTCACACGGCAGGCGAGTTCGGGCACAACGACTTCTATCCGGTCGCAATCGCCGCGTGCCAGCAGAAAGGACTAGACGGCGCGACGGCCTTACGCGCGATGGTTCTGCTCGACGAAATTCGAGGGCGGCTGGCCGAAGTATTCTCTCTGAAGAGCTACAGAATCGACCACGTAGTGCACGGCGCGATCGGCTCGGCGGCGACCTACGGCGCACTGCTCGGCGCGACCGCCGAGCAGATCGAGTCGGCCATCGGCATGTTCGTCGCGCACTACATCCCCTGGCGCGCGATCCGCGCTGGCAAACAGCTTTCGGATTCGAAGGGCGCGTCGGCTGCGATCTCGACTGAGGCAGCGATCCTCTGCATGAAGCGCTCGATGAACGGCTTCGTCGGGCCTCGCGATATCTTCCGCAATCCCGAGGCGCTCTTCCGTTTCTTCGAGCCGACGACCGACGGCGCGGAGCGTTGGAGCGAGCAAGGCGACTCGCCGTTCGAGCTGGTTCTGTCGCACTCCGGCGACGACTTTGCGGTGATGGGGATGCACTTCAAGCTCGGGCTGTACGAGCATCAGTCGGCCGGCGCGCTACAGGGGATGATCGATCTGCTTGCGGCGAACCCTTCGCTTTTGGAGAACAACGGCGACAACATCCAGCGCATCACGATCCTCGCCTATGAGCCCGCGTTCGGCATCATCGGCAACCCGATGAAGAAGGACCCCAAGACGCGGCAGAGCGCCGATCACTCGATGGCGTACATCGTTGCGACTTTGCTCCGCAAGGCGATCGAGCGCGGCTCTCTTCCGAGCAGTACCGATGAGATTTGGAAGTCGCTGATGCTGACTCCGTTCGACTTCAAGGTCGACGAGTCGGCGATCTTCCACCCGTTGACGCGATCGTTGATGGAACGCATCGAGTTCCAGCACGGAGGCCCGGAGTACGACGCGAAGTACCCGGACGGGATTCCCACGTCCGTGAAGATCGAGGTCGCCTCAGACCAACCCGAACCAACCCGAACAAACCCGAACCAGCCCGAACAAATCCTGGACTCCGGCCTCGTCATGTATCCCGCCGGGCACGCGCGCAACACGACCGCCGACCTCCCCGACATCCTGGGGCACAAGTGGAACATGCTCGGCGAGATCGCACTGCCAGACGGCGGCGATACGAGAGCCTTGGTCGAGCGGCTAGAGTCGATCACGGATAGCGACGCCCACGAACTCAGTTCGTACTACGACTTCGACATAGCCGAGCGACTGGGGTACGAAGAGTAG
- a CDS encoding TerC family protein, translated as MDWITDPSIWAAFLTLTVLEIVLGIDNIVFISIVSSKLPEGQQAKARQVGLSLALIMRILLLLSLTWIMRLETDLFAPFGHGFSGRDLILLGGGLFLIYKAVMEIHGKLEGEEHGKDATVKATFSQVIATILVLDIVFSLDSVITAIGMAKQIGVMVAAIVVAVIVMLIFATPVSNFVERHPTVKMLALSFLVLIGVNLIAEGFGQHIPKGYTYFAMAFAIGVEMLNLRVRPKVKPLKLRSDYSPE; from the coding sequence ATGGACTGGATCACGGACCCCAGCATCTGGGCTGCGTTTCTCACGCTGACCGTCTTGGAGATCGTTCTCGGGATCGACAACATCGTCTTCATCTCGATTGTGAGCAGCAAGCTGCCAGAGGGCCAGCAGGCGAAAGCGCGACAGGTCGGCCTGTCGCTTGCACTCATCATGCGCATCCTGCTGCTGCTGTCGCTGACCTGGATCATGCGGCTGGAGACTGACCTCTTCGCCCCGTTCGGTCACGGCTTTTCGGGGCGCGACCTGATCTTGTTGGGAGGGGGACTGTTCTTGATCTACAAAGCGGTGATGGAGATTCACGGAAAGCTGGAGGGCGAGGAGCACGGAAAGGACGCGACCGTGAAGGCGACGTTCTCGCAAGTGATCGCGACGATCCTCGTGCTGGACATAGTGTTCTCGCTCGACTCGGTCATCACGGCGATCGGGATGGCTAAGCAGATCGGCGTGATGGTAGCGGCGATCGTCGTCGCTGTGATCGTCATGCTCATTTTCGCGACGCCTGTTTCGAACTTTGTCGAGCGGCACCCGACGGTCAAGATGCTCGCGCTGTCGTTCCTCGTTCTCATCGGCGTGAATCTGATTGCGGAGGGATTTGGCCAGCACATCCCGAAGGGGTACACGTACTTTGCGATGGCGTTTGCGATCGGCGTCGAGATGTTGAACCTTCGCGTGCGGCCGAAAGTCAAACCGTTGAAGCTGCGCAGCGACTACTCGCCGGAGTGA